ATTCGGCCGGCGGCAGAGCGGGCCGCCATTCAAGACGAGAAGCGTCGCTGCCCGAAGTGCGTCGATGTCGTGATGTTCAAGCACTTCGCCAGCGTCCAGCGGCGCGTGACGGTGGACGAGTGTGCGGGCTGCGGCGGCTTTTGGTTGGATGCGGGCGAGTTGGACCAGATCCGAGGCGAGTTCGAAAGCGAAGCCGAGAAGGACCGCATCACCGAGACGGCGCTCACGGGTCAGCTCGAATCGGCGGCGGTCGGAGCGATCGTAGACCGAGAAGAGAACCTGGCGCGCGCGCAGCAGGTGGCTCGGATGTTCAGGTTGATCTGCCCGAGCAACTACGTGCCAGGAAAGCAAGACTGGGGCGCGTTTTAGCCGGTTGAAACCGCCTGCCTCAAAAGCCCCCGAGCATCCAAGCGGGCGATAGCAGCTTCACGCTTGGAGGGTGTCCGCGGGAACGGTTTTTTGAGCCAAGAGATGGCAAGATACTCCCATCAACCACACACCACCTCTCTGAACTGAAGCCCCCGGCCTAGTGGCCGGGGGCTTCTTGATGGAGCGTGCGACACGACTCGAACGCGCAATAGCTTGCTTGAAAGGCAAGACCTCTGCAGCCCGGAAATCTACATGGGGAGATAAACGCCGGCGGGGCAAGGCCTAATGAGGGTTGGGTTGTTCATTCCCTCTGCGACATAGCCTAGGCCATAGTAGCGGCCTCTTTGGAAGCGTGCGGGCGACCCGTCTGTGTATGTGCCCATGTCTTCCTTAAGCTGAACTGAGATGTTGACGACGCCATCAACGGGCGTTGATTCGCCGATCGAGAGCCAGTTCTCGGACATGGCTCCATCGCTACTAGCGCTGCCGAGGTAGAACTTGATTGGCTTTGTAAGCGTCAAGCCCTTCAAGGTGAAGGTAACCTGCGTGCCCAGATTGGGACACGGTTCCGAGACCAGGAATTCCACGCGATCGCGCACCTCGACATTGAATGGATCGAAGAGCGAAATCCGTGGAGAGCTTACTTGGCCGATCAGCGAACCATTTTGGACAAAGCTTTTGACCAACCGATATTCGCCGCTGGAAAAATCTCTAGGCTTGGTATGAACGAGATAAGTCGGCGTCTTGGCGTACTCCGCATTTGCCGGGATCAAGCCGCGCTTGGAAAACTCTTCGTAAGGAGCCAACTCGGTCTTCGTGGCTAATACCATTTCAACGGGGCCTTTGGGCTCGGGTGACGTGCTTATGCCTGTGGAGCCAAGAGCGAGCCTTTCGGCATTTTCTCGCGCGGCCTTGGCTTCGGATGATTCCTCCAAAAAGCCTACAGTGGCACCTAGTGACGAGAGGATGCCGCAGCCACTGAGAAGAAAGGTGGAGGCCATGAGAATCGGCAGGATGCGTTGTTGCATAGTCGTGCTCCGTTTCGCAACAGGTTATTGATGGATTGTATTTTGGGTTTAATTAATAATATTATCATTATAGGTATCTTAAGACAATGCCATGCAACAGGAGTTACGCAGGTTAGGCTGAATTCCGCCGCTCGGGTGAAGCTGAAGGGCGAGGGCATGAGGGTGACTTTGTCGTCAAAAAGCGATCGAGCAAACGATAGCAAGTTCACTTCGACGAAGTAAGAGGGCTAACAGCGTTGCGGCTCAAGATGAGGGATACTGAAACCCATCAAGACCACGAACGACCACCTCTCGCTCTCGAGGCCACCCGTCGCACACCGGGTGGCCTCGAGAAGTTTTTGTGTTACTGGACTGAGGAGATGGCATACCAAGGGCCAGGTTGTTCTCTCTTAACCCTTGGAGCAAACTCCATGGGCTTTTCGGAGCGAGGCATTGCGACGTAGTGGTAGGGATAGGTGACTGTAGCCGTTACGGTCATCCCGGATGAGGGCGTCCATAAGATTGGGTGCACGACGAACCGATCCGATTTTTCTTCGATGGCGGCGATTTTACCTTCATAGCCCCCACTGCTTTGGCTGCCAAACAGAAAGAGAACCCCTTGGTCTTTGGTAAAGTCGATGACAGGGAGACGGCTGACAAGACCATCGACGTAAGCTTTTCGATCTACCATTCCGGGTATTTCATCGAGATGGCTGTTTAGGGCGTCGTGCAGCTCTTCTTGGCTTTGAATGCGGAAGCCTCGTGGTGTGTTCCCCCCTAGGTTGCTGTATTCCCCAGCAAGAGGAGCAATCGATCTAAAGGAAATGCTCGGGGCAATTGGAAGAGTGGAGGCCAAATTCCTGGCAATGCCGCAGCCTGAGAGCATCGAGATGCAGTAGAACGAGAGAGTTAGTTGTTTTATTGTCATGTTGCTACGGCCGTCCTCGCTAGTGGATGTCTTCTCTGAAGTAATTATCCTGATTGCTGATAACAGAATAGATCACATGAATGGCTCATGAAACAAAACGCGTTTCATTTGCTTCATTGGTTTCATTTTCTGGAATCTGTATCGGCGTATAGCAAAAGCCCCTGCCATTGGAGTGAGCATCAATCACATACTACCTCTCTAAACTGAAGCCCGCCGGGTGCACACCCGGCGGGCTTTCTCGCATCAAGCCTCGGCCCCTGTCTGACAAATCCTGACAAACCGGCTGGAGTCTCGAATCCACAGATATATTGATGATCGTCGGCTGATAGGTTGCGCCGATCAGACCGTGGAGGAGACCCCATGCACAACGTCGTGCGCGATACCGTAAAACCCTGGCGCCTGCTCATCTTGCTCGTGGGTCTCCTCGTCGGCTGCCCTCACCTGCCCAGCGCGGTTCAATCATCACAAGCAACCCCCGTCCTGAGCGGCACCGTGCTCGGCCAGGACGGCTATCAGACCCAGGGCACTCCCATCAGCGAGATTGCGAACGGCGCCACCGTCTCGCTGATCAATCCCAGCGACGGCCAGACCATCGCCACCACCTTGACCCAGCCCAACGGCGACTTCGTCCTGGCCTTCGGCACCAAGGCCCTGGCCCAGAACACTCCCTACTTGCTCGAGGCGATCAAGGGCTTGAGTGTCGGGGGCGCACCGAATCGAGCGGGCGCTCCCGCGGCTCGCCTTCGCACCTTCGTGTACAAGACGTCCAGCGGCTGGCAGAGCCTCACGAAGCTATCGAACGGCAGCGACGTCGTCCGCATCAACCAGAGCACCACCGCCCTGTGTGTCATCGCGGGCCTCAGGGGCTTCGACAAGGCCGCGCTCCTTGCGCTCAAACGCACCATCACCGTCGGAACCCCCGACTCCTTCGCTGCAGCCGGCGGGATCACGGGGCCCGAGTATGCGAGCGTCTGGGGCCTGATCGACACCGCCCTGACCCTCAACCAAGATCCGGTGAGGACCGTCGCCCTCGACACTGCCACGAACACTTACGCCCGCCTCGAGCGAGGCCCGTTCGTCACCGACCTTTCGACCGTGCAGAGCGATCCGGGGACCACCATCACCCTGTACGGAAGCGGATTCGACCCCGTCAAGACGAACAACAAGGTCTACTTTGCGGGTGATGCGAGCGCGGCGACCGTCGTCTCCGTCAACGCCACCGGCACCCAGCTCGTCGTGAAGGTGAGCAACAACGCCGACGTGGGGACGATCGTCGTCCAGGTGGGGAATCTGCGCAGTCTGGTGGCGTCCGCCACCGTCTTCAAACCCGGCCCCGTCGTTGAAGCCTTCGCGGGCGCCGTTGATTACGCGACCGGCAAAAGAATCCCCCTGGCGGGCACCAAGGCCCGGAACTTCTACCCGGAATCGCCATCGACCTTCCCGACCTCTGTCGCGGTGGCTTCGGGCGGTGCGGTGTTCGTGACGAGCCATCTCCAGGTCTTCAAGGTCTTTCCCGACGATACCTTCGTGCCGGTGGCCGGTAGCCTGAGCGGCGGCTCCAGCGCGGAGGGCGTTCCGGCCACCAGCGCTGCGCTCAGCGTAACGGGCCTCGCCGCGGATGCCGACGGCAATCTGTACATCGCCGTCTTCAATCGAATCCGCATGGTGCCCAAGGCCTCCGGCACCTACTTCGGCCAGGCCATGACCGCCAATTGCATCTACACCATCGCGGGCACCGGCACCTCCGGCTTCAACAATGATGGAATCCTCGCGACCACTGCCTCGCTCAACAATTCCACCGGTGTGACGCTGGACGCCCAGGGCAACGTCTTCATCGCCGATACGAATAACCATCGCATCCGGATGATCCCGCGCACGGGCGGCACCTACTTCGGCCAGACCATGACCGCCCACTATCTCTACACCATCGCGGGCACCGGCGCGTCCGGCTCCGATCTGGATGGGACCATCGCCACCAGCGCCAGGCTCAATGCCCCCAAGGGCGTGGCGGTGGATGCTCAAGGCAATGTCTTCATCGCCGATACGAGCAACCATCGTGTCCGGATGATTCCCCGCACGGGGGCCACCTACTTTGGCCAGGCCATGACGGCCAATTGCACCTACACCATCGCCGGCAAGGCGACTGCGGGCTATGACCCGGATGGGACCGCCGCCGCCAGCGCTCGATTCAACACCATCGGGGGGGTGGCCGTGGACCTCCAGGGCAACGTCTACATCTCCGATACGGCGGCTAACCGGCGCATCCGGATGGTTCCTGGCACAGGCGGCACCTACTTCGGCCAGAGCATGGCCGCCAACTGCATCTATACCATCGCCGGCACCGGCACGTCCGGCTACAACAATGACGCAATCCTCGCGACCACCGCCACGCTCGGTGCTACGACAGGCGTGGCGGTGGACGCTCAGGGCAATCTCTTCATCGCCGATACGGATAACAAGCGCGCCCGGATGATTCCTCGCGCGGGCGGCACCTACTTCGACCAGATCATGATTGCCAACTACATCTACACCTTTGCGGGGAACGGCGGAATTTACTTTGGAGGCGATGGGGGGCCGGCGACTTACGCGCTTCTCAACACCCCCGGTGGGGTGGCGGTGGATGCTCAGGACAACGTCTACATCGCTGATACTGGCAACCATCGAATCCGCATGGTGCCCAAGGCATCCGGCATCTACTTCGGCCAGACCATGACCGCCAATTGCATCTACACCATCGTGGGCACCGGCACGTCCGGCTACGACCCGGACGGGACCACCGTCACCAGCGCCAGGCTCAATGGCCCGAGGGCGGTGGCGGTGGATGCTCAGGGCAATCTCTTCATCGCCGATAGGCTCAACCATCGAATCCGCATGGTGCCCCAGGCTTCCGGCACCTACTTCGGTCAGGCGATGACGGCCAATTGCATTTACACCATCGCGGGAATCGGCTCGGGATCCTACGACACGGGCGTCCTCGCCACCTCCGCCCGCCTCTGGCTACCTGCTGGAATCGCCCTGGATTCCCAAGGCAACGTCTACATCACGTGCGAATTGACGAGCGTCCAGATGATCCCGCGTGTCGGCGGCACCTACTTCGGCCTGTCCATGACCGCCAACTACCTCTACACCCTCGCGGGAAATGGCTCGTATGGTGTGACCCAGGACGCCGTCCTCGGCCGTAGCACCCAGGTCTGGGCACCGGTGGCGATCGCCGTGAACAAGCAGGGCACCGTCTTCTTTGCGGATGCCATCAACAACGGCTACCGCGTGATCCCCAGCGTCGACGGCCGCTACTTTGGCCGTGACATGATCGCCGGCTACGTCTACAACTTCCCCTGGAGCGCCGGCAACTCCAGTACGGCCATCGCAGTCGACGCCGTCGGCTCCCCCTACTTCTACTATACCGGTATCCAGAAAGTCGGCCCCGATGGTCTGGCCACCGTCATCACCGGTAAGACCTCCACGACCAGGGCGATCGGCGCGCTCGCCACCAAGACCATCCTCAATCCCCCCCTCGGGATGGCGTTCACCAGCAACGGGGATCTGTACTTCGCCTGTGACAACAGCGTCCGGCGTATCCATTGAGCTTGCGAGGGCCGATTATCATGCGCACGACCTCTCCCTTGATGCCTCTCGTGGCCCTGATGCTGGCTGGTTGCGCCACGAGCGCGCAGCCCCATCTGCCGAGCACCCTCTCGGGTACCGTTGCGCCCTTCCCGAGCCCCCGCCATGTCGCCGCGACGAGCGGCGAAATCGCCCAGGGTGCCACCGTCTCGCTGATCGACCCGATCAGCGGCAACACCCTGGTCACCGCCCTCACGAGACCCGATGGACGCTTTGTCTTCACCTTCGACAAGAGCTTCAAGCCCTCGGTCGGCCCTTACTTCCTGGAGGCCGCCAAGGGCCTGAGCGTTGGAGCCAGCCAGAATCGTCCATCGGTGCCTGCGGCGCGCATGCGAACCCTCATCTCGAACTCGAACGGTCTCTGGGCCTCGCTCACCGGTCCCAACGCCAACATCACCCTCGGCACGACCGCCCTGTGCGCGCTTTCCAACCTCAAGGGCCTCGATCAGACGAAGAACCTCGCGCTGTTGGGCCGCATCGACCCCGGTTTGCCTTCCGCCTCGCCCGGAGGCCTCACGAGCAATGAGACCTTCACACCGCCTCTCGCCTGGATCTCCCTGCCGGCGACAGAGAGCATCTCGGTGCTGGAGTTCCTGCAAGCCTGGAACCTGGTCGGCCGAGCCCTCGCCCTGGATGCCGACCCCATGGCGGCCCTCATGCTGCGAGACCCCATCGCGACTGCGAGCCCGACGATCATGGATCCCGCCGTGCTTTCGGGTGTCGCCATGGCCCAAGACGGCTGGGCGCTCACCAGCGTCAAGCCCGCGACCGCCAGCACGACCATCCCATCGGTCCTCACCGTCCGCGGGATCGGCCTGCCCACCGCCACGGACAGCCTTCTCGTCACCCTCAACGGCGCCACCTGCTCCGTGCTCACCGCGAGCGCCACGGGTTCCGATTTCACCGTGCGCGTCCCCGCCGGCATCCCTCTCGGCGCCAGGAAACTCGTCGTCACCTATGGGCCCTGGAGCCACCAGGGCCTCACCGTCACCATCCAGTGAGCATGTCCCAGCCCATCATCAGGCCTCTGGCCGTTCTCGCCCTGCTGTCCGTTCTCGTCGCCGCCTGCGCCGTCGAGGACGGCCCGCCGTTCGGCGTCACGGCGATCGATCACGGTTCGCCTTTCTCGGGCGGTGAGGCTGCGAGCGCTTCTGTCGGGGTGCCGACCGTTCGTTTCGTCACCCTCGACCCCCAGGAGCTCGACCTCAACGCTCCTGACCCGCATGGCGAGACCCCTGCCGGGCTTGCTGCCACCGGCTCGCTCACGGTCGAGGTCATGCTCAGTAACGGCAGCCTCGATCCGCATGGGGTCACATGGTCCGTCTCCGAAACCTGGCTCACGGTCGATCGCTCTGGGCTCGTCCGGCTCCTGCCCGAGGCCGCCGGCACCGGGCTCATCACCGCCACCTCGGTCACCGATCCCACCCAGCGCGCGAGCGTCCCTGTCACCGTCACCCGGGACGGCATCGTGCGTGTGAGTTCCCCTTTGCCCTCGGAGGACGCCGCCGGTGCTATGGTGTTCGTCCAGCGTGGGAATG
The nucleotide sequence above comes from bacterium. Encoded proteins:
- a CDS encoding zf-TFIIB domain-containing protein; the protein is MLCPACGHSLTETQAGSIVVDACAQGCGGLWFDAFELKKVDEAHEAAGEALLAIRPAAERAAIQDEKRRCPKCVDVVMFKHFASVQRRVTVDECAGCGGFWLDAGELDQIRGEFESEAEKDRITETALTGQLESAAVGAIVDREENLARAQQVARMFRLICPSNYVPGKQDWGAF
- a CDS encoding protease complex subunit PrcB family protein encodes the protein MTIKQLTLSFYCISMLSGCGIARNLASTLPIAPSISFRSIAPLAGEYSNLGGNTPRGFRIQSQEELHDALNSHLDEIPGMVDRKAYVDGLVSRLPVIDFTKDQGVLFLFGSQSSGGYEGKIAAIEEKSDRFVVHPILWTPSSGMTVTATVTYPYHYVAMPRSEKPMEFAPRVKREQPGPWYAISSVQ
- a CDS encoding IPT/TIG domain-containing protein, whose amino-acid sequence is MHNVVRDTVKPWRLLILLVGLLVGCPHLPSAVQSSQATPVLSGTVLGQDGYQTQGTPISEIANGATVSLINPSDGQTIATTLTQPNGDFVLAFGTKALAQNTPYLLEAIKGLSVGGAPNRAGAPAARLRTFVYKTSSGWQSLTKLSNGSDVVRINQSTTALCVIAGLRGFDKAALLALKRTITVGTPDSFAAAGGITGPEYASVWGLIDTALTLNQDPVRTVALDTATNTYARLERGPFVTDLSTVQSDPGTTITLYGSGFDPVKTNNKVYFAGDASAATVVSVNATGTQLVVKVSNNADVGTIVVQVGNLRSLVASATVFKPGPVVEAFAGAVDYATGKRIPLAGTKARNFYPESPSTFPTSVAVASGGAVFVTSHLQVFKVFPDDTFVPVAGSLSGGSSAEGVPATSAALSVTGLAADADGNLYIAVFNRIRMVPKASGTYFGQAMTANCIYTIAGTGTSGFNNDGILATTASLNNSTGVTLDAQGNVFIADTNNHRIRMIPRTGGTYFGQTMTAHYLYTIAGTGASGSDLDGTIATSARLNAPKGVAVDAQGNVFIADTSNHRVRMIPRTGATYFGQAMTANCTYTIAGKATAGYDPDGTAAASARFNTIGGVAVDLQGNVYISDTAANRRIRMVPGTGGTYFGQSMAANCIYTIAGTGTSGYNNDAILATTATLGATTGVAVDAQGNLFIADTDNKRARMIPRAGGTYFDQIMIANYIYTFAGNGGIYFGGDGGPATYALLNTPGGVAVDAQDNVYIADTGNHRIRMVPKASGIYFGQTMTANCIYTIVGTGTSGYDPDGTTVTSARLNGPRAVAVDAQGNLFIADRLNHRIRMVPQASGTYFGQAMTANCIYTIAGIGSGSYDTGVLATSARLWLPAGIALDSQGNVYITCELTSVQMIPRVGGTYFGLSMTANYLYTLAGNGSYGVTQDAVLGRSTQVWAPVAIAVNKQGTVFFADAINNGYRVIPSVDGRYFGRDMIAGYVYNFPWSAGNSSTAIAVDAVGSPYFYYTGIQKVGPDGLATVITGKTSTTRAIGALATKTILNPPLGMAFTSNGDLYFACDNSVRRIH